From one Plectropomus leopardus isolate mb chromosome 8, YSFRI_Pleo_2.0, whole genome shotgun sequence genomic stretch:
- the LOC121947040 gene encoding transcription factor HES-2-like has protein sequence MSPNMTCESLQSFSPRLTVAKRKEALELRKAMKPLMEKRRRARINDSLNHLKSLILPLTGRDKSRYSKLEKADILEMTVRFLSDIPPVNTKNSSNSYKEGYKACLQRVSALLPKTSLDQDACQRVDDFVQQSMSTNATPTCLNCCAQSSKTLPQIQQRLLSLKSSFSSRLESQPRSSSAVAPSRAQPSPQPVSAAMWRPW, from the exons ATGTCTCCAAACATGACTTGTGAATCTCTCCAGTCTTTTTCTCCAAGGCTAACTGTGGCCAAAAGAAAAGAGGCTCTCGAGCTCAGAAAG GCAATGAAACCTTTGATGGAAAAAAGAAGGCGCGCCCGTATCAACGACAGCCTGAACCATTTGAAAAGCCTCATCCTTCCCCTCACAGGCAGAGAT AAGTCTCGCTACTCCAAGCTTGAGAAAGCCGACATCCTAGAAATGACTGTGAGGTTCCTGAGCGACATCCCCCCTGTTAATACCAAAA ATTCATCAAACAGTTACAAGGAAGGCTACAAAGCCTGCCTTCAGCGCGTCTCCGCTCTGCTCCCCAAAACGAGCCTGGATCAAGACGCGTGTCAGCGGGTCGACGACTTCGTCCAGCAGTCTATGTCCACCAAcgccaccccaacctgcctgaATTGCTGCGCCCAGAGCTCCAAGACTCTCCCTCAGATCCAACAGAGACTCCTGAGCCTCAAATCCAGCTTCAGCTCCAGACTGGAGAGCCAGCCCCGCAGCAGCAGCGCAGTGGCTCCCAGCAGAGCGCAGCCAAGCCCGCAGCCTGTCAGCGCTGCCATGTGGAGACCCTGGTAG